A region from the Streptosporangium sp. NBC_01756 genome encodes:
- a CDS encoding DUF2252 domain-containing protein has protein sequence MTTDGRSAHILDVLITEFGDSIRRDPAAFRRKFRKMAATPFAFYRGSASLFYADMTGTFADDSFLDDQTRRVWIHGDLHAENFGTYMNASGVLVFNVNDFDEAYVGPYVWDLKRFVASVALIGYAKALSDDVITELVTGFAQAYLAELTGISAGGDDAIGSLTLETTTGVLHRVLQVARLNTRVALLDAETTIDGFDRRFAAMDGRHPIDEETRQAVEAAFRDYLTTLPTTSEVEHTIKDFALRTGVGIGSAGLPSYNMLLEGHTQALENDVILYMKQAQVPAVARHITDEKVHGYFKHQGHRTAESQRALQAYADPWLGYTTLNGVGQLVAEVSPYSSDLDWGDVNEPDELASVIRDLGRAVARMHSVADDESSHDLVDFSTEDAITAVIGDDLGGFTGMLVDFAHAYGAQARTDHQLFVDLFRNGRLPGL, from the coding sequence ATGACCACCGATGGGCGCTCGGCGCACATTCTCGACGTCCTGATCACCGAGTTCGGCGACTCCATCAGGCGTGACCCCGCCGCCTTCCGGCGCAAGTTCCGGAAGATGGCGGCCACCCCGTTCGCCTTCTACCGGGGCAGTGCCTCCCTCTTCTACGCGGACATGACGGGGACGTTCGCCGACGACTCCTTCCTCGACGACCAGACCCGCCGGGTGTGGATCCACGGCGACCTGCACGCCGAGAACTTCGGCACCTACATGAACGCCTCGGGTGTCCTGGTCTTCAACGTCAACGACTTCGACGAGGCCTACGTCGGTCCTTACGTCTGGGACCTCAAACGGTTCGTGGCCAGCGTCGCGCTCATCGGGTACGCCAAGGCCCTGTCGGACGATGTGATCACCGAGCTGGTGACCGGGTTCGCCCAGGCCTACCTCGCCGAACTGACCGGCATCTCGGCGGGCGGGGACGACGCGATCGGCTCGCTGACCCTGGAGACCACCACCGGCGTGCTCCACCGGGTGCTGCAGGTGGCCCGGCTGAACACCCGGGTGGCGTTGCTGGACGCGGAGACCACGATCGACGGCTTCGACCGCAGGTTCGCCGCCATGGACGGCCGTCACCCGATCGACGAGGAGACCAGGCAGGCGGTGGAGGCGGCCTTCCGGGACTACCTGACCACGCTCCCCACGACCTCCGAGGTCGAGCACACGATCAAGGACTTCGCGCTCCGCACCGGAGTCGGCATCGGCTCGGCGGGGTTGCCCTCCTACAACATGCTGCTGGAGGGCCACACCCAGGCTCTGGAGAACGACGTCATCCTCTACATGAAGCAGGCCCAGGTCCCGGCCGTGGCCCGGCACATCACCGACGAGAAGGTGCACGGCTACTTCAAACACCAGGGCCACCGCACCGCCGAGTCGCAACGCGCCCTGCAGGCCTACGCCGACCCCTGGCTCGGCTACACCACGCTGAACGGCGTCGGCCAGCTCGTCGCGGAGGTCTCCCCCTACTCCTCCGACCTGGACTGGGGGGATGTCAACGAACCGGACGAGCTGGCCTCGGTGATCCGCGACCTCGGCCGGGCCGTGGCCCGCATGCACTCGGTCGCCGACGACGAGTCCAGCCACGACCTGGTCGACTTCTCCACCGAGGACGCGATCACGGCCGTGATCGGCGATGACCTCGGCGGTTTCACCGGCATGCTCGTCGACTTCGCCCACGCCTACGGCGCGCAGGCCAGGACCGACCACCAGCTCTTCGTCGACCTGTTCCGCAACGGCCGCCTCCCCGGCCTCTGA